A genomic window from Strix uralensis isolate ZFMK-TIS-50842 chromosome 20, bStrUra1, whole genome shotgun sequence includes:
- the SBDS gene encoding ribosome maturation protein SBDS, whose translation MSIFTPTNQIRLTNVAVVRARRGGKRFEIACYRNKVMGWRSGAEKDLDEVLQTHTVFVNVSKGQVAKKEDLVQAFGTDDQTEICKMILSKGELQVSDKERHTQLEQMFRDIATIVADKCVNPETKRPYTVILIERAMKDIHYSVKPHKSTKQQALEVIRQLKETMQIERAHMRLRFILPAKEGKKLKEKLKPLIKVIESEDFHEQLEIVCLIDPGCFREIDELIRSGTKGKGTLEVLSLKDVEEGDEKLE comes from the exons ATGTCCATCTTCACCCCCACCAACCAGATCCGCCTCACCAACGTGGCCGTGgtgcgggcgcggcgcggcgggaaGCGCTTCGAGATCGCCTGTTACCGCAACAAGGTCATGGGATGGCGCAGCGGGGC CGAGAAAGATCTCGACGAGGTCCTGCAGACGCACACGGTGTTTGTCAACGTTTCCAAAGGCCAGGTGGCAAAGAAGGAGGATCTGGTCCAAGCGTTTGGGACGGATGACCAAACAGAAATCTGTAAGATG ATTTTATCGAAAGGGGAGCTGCAGGTATCGGACAAAGAACGACACACACAGCTGGAGCAGATGTTCAGAGACATCGCGACTATTGTGGCTGACAAATGTGTGAATCCTGAAACAAAGAGGCCGTACACAGTAATCCTTATAGAAAGAGCCATGAAGGATATTCACTATTCTGTCAAACCACACAAGAGCACgaagcagcag GCCCTGGAAGTGATCAGGCAGTTAAAGGAGACCATGCAAATTGAACGTGCTCACATGAGGCTGCGATTTATTCTTCCAGCAAAGGAGGGCAAGAAACTGAAAGAGAAGCTCAAGCCACTGATTAAAGTTATTGAGAGCGAAGACTTCCATGAGCAGTTGGAAATT GTGTGCCTTATTGACCCCGGCTGCTTCAGAGAGATTGATGAGCTGATCCGGAGTGGGACCAAAGGGAAAGGAACACTGGAAGTGCTCAGTCTGAAAGACGTGGAGGAAGGAGATGAAAAGCTTGAGTAA